The nucleotide window TCCGCCTCGAGGATCGCCCGGGACAACGTGGTGAGCTGGGCCAGGTCGCCGATCAGCTGGCGGTCCGCGCTGAGCTGCGACCGCAGCCGGCTCACGTCCCGGACCACGGTGAGCACGTGCTCCTCCGTCAACGGGACGTGGCTGACCAGCAACTGCAGGAACTGCCCGGACAGCGGGGACGGCGCCTCGAAATCGGAGGCGACCCCGACCTGCTCGTCCAGGCAACGCGCGAGGTCTGCACGCAGTGTCAGGCCGGGCTGCCGGAGCAGGCCGGCCACCGCGGACTGCATCCCGGGCAGTGCGGCGCCGGCGAGCGCCTCGGCGGCCGTGTTGCCGGCGATGAGGACGAAGTCGTCCGGCGCAAGCCGGCGCCAGACCCACGCCGCGTCCGGCCCCCGGGAGAACACCGGCCCGGCCAGCGCAACCATGTCATCGACGCCCACGAAGGGAGAGTTCCACTCCACGGGGCTCCCATTCTTCTAGAGCCGGTGCTGTCGCAACGACTCGCGACCGTCCCGTGCCCCCAGCGGCCGGCCGAAGGTCGGGGCGCGGCCGGGAAGGAATCGCGTGGCCCCTTGCCCCGTGCCGAGCCACAATCTCCCGGGTGAGCCCCTCGTCGCCTGCCGGGGCCGAGCTTGCGGCCATTCTGCGTGCCGCGTTCGGCTGGTCCGGGGACATCCGGGTCGACGCCGGCCCGCGCGGCGCGGAGGGGCGGATCTGGCGGGTGGCCGTGGAGAGCAGCCGCTACGCCCTCAAGGAGAGCATCGGGGCTCCTCCCTCCCCCGCCACCGTCGCCGCTCAGGTCAGGCTGATGCGCGACGCTGCGGCCGCCGGCGTCCACGTCACGGCCAGCCATGCGGACCGGCAGGGCCGCCACGTGCTCCCGGGCGTCGACGGCACGTGGCTGCGGCTCTACGACTGGCTCGACCTTCAGCCGGTCGTGCCGTCGGCGGAGTCCGCGCAACGCCTGGGGGCCCTGCTCGCGCGCCTGCACAGCAGCGCACCGCCCGCGGACGCGGAGCCGGACGGCGGCCGCCCCGCATCCTGGTACGACCTGGCCCCCTCGCCGTCGTCCTGGGCTCCGTTCGCCGAAGCGGACGCACCGTGGGCCGCCGCCCTGCGACGACGTCTCCCGGAGCTGCCCGCGCTCTGTGCCGTGGCGACGCCTGCCGACCCGCGCCGCTGCCTGCTCTGCCACCGGGACCTGCATCCGGAGAACGTCCTCCGGAAGCCGTCCGGGGGCCTGGCCGTCATCGACTGGGACGACGTCGGCCCGGCAGAGCCCGGCCGGGAGGTCGCGCAGATGCTGTTCGACTGGCTCTGCGACGGGTCGACGATCGACCTGGCAGCGGCGCGCGAGCTGTACGTGGCGTACGTGGGCGAGGGCGGTCCCGGCCGCATCAGCGAGCCGGCGGACTTCTCCATGCTCGTGGCGTCCCGCCTGAACTTCCTCCAGCACGAGCTGCGTGTCGCGCTGGACCCCTCCGCCGAGCAAGGGCACCGGGACTGGGCAACGCGCGAGGTCGATGAGGCGCTCCGCATCCTGCCGACGGCGCGCCAGCTCCATGCGGTGCTGGACGGCGTCGCTCGCCTGGGCTGACCCGGCCGGGGCCCCCGGCCCGCGTCACCGGGTGGCGGCAACGGCCGGCGCGCGCCGGCGGCCGGGGAAGCGGGCTCAGCGCAGCGCGACCGCCAGGCCCAGCAGCCCGCCGAGGGCGAAGCTGCTCCCGGTCACCGTCAGGACGGCACCGAGGCATCCACCTCCGTGCCGCGGGCCGGCCAGGACGGCGTCGTCCGGCCTGGCCGGGTTCACGAGCACCCGGACCTGCCGGCCCACCGGGACGCGGAGCATCGTGGAGCCGTAGCGGTTGACGAACGTACGCGGGACCCCGTCCGGGCCGGTGTACGTGACCTGCAGGTAGCGGGAGTCCGTGTTGCGGTCCCACGTGGCTCCCAGGACCGTGCCGGGCACGGCCGGCCAGGCGCGCGCTCGTCGCCGGCCGGCCGCGATGGTCCAGATCCCCAGGCCGGCGAAGGCCGAGCCGACCAGGGTGAACAGCCCTGCCGTGAGCTCGAGGGGCCCGAGGGCAGCGCGCATGGGGCAAGGATGCACCATCGGCGCGAGCACCCCGCGGAGATCATCCCGCTGGTGTCGCTAGGTCGCCGGAGTGAGCTGTCGTGCAACGGCTCTGCGGCGCCCGCCGTGAACGGGGCGGGCGCCGCAGAAGGCGTCAGAGCTTGAACGTGTGGACGAGCTGGTCGAGCTCGGCCGCCGCGCGCGAGACCTCCTCGGCCGTCGTGGCGGTGTGCGAGGCACCGCTGGTCGTCTGCTCCGCGGCGGCTGCGATCCCGGCGATGTTCGACGAGATGTCCTGCGAGCTGGTCGACACCTCGGTGACGTTGCGGACCATCTCCGACGTCGTCGCCGACTGCTCCTCGACCGCGGCGGCAATCGCCGACTGCAGCTCGTCGATGCGGCCGATGACCTCGGTGATCTGAGCGATCGCCAGCGATGCCGCCTCGGCGTCGGCCTGGGTCGCTCCGACCCGGGTCGTGATGTCCCCGGTCGCCCGAGCCGTCTCCTGCGCCAGGTCCTTGACCTCGCCGGCCACGACCGCGAAGCCCTTGCCGGCCTCCCCCGCCCGCGCGGCCTCGATCGTCGCGTTCAGCGCGAGAAGGTTGGTCTGCTCGGCGATCGAGGTGATGAGCTTGACGACGTCGCCGATCTCCCGGGACGAGGCGCTGAGCCGGTCCAGCGTCTCCTGGGCGGCCTGTGCCGCCGCGACGGCGCTGGCGGCGGTGGCAGTGGCCTCCGAGGTCGAGGTGGCGATCTCACGGATCGCGGCGGTCATCTGCTCGCCGGCCGCAGCGACAGTGCCGATGTTGCCGGAGATCTGCTGGCTCGTGGCCGAGACGGACTGCGCCTGGGCAGATGACTCCTCCGCCCCGGAGGAGAGCTGCGTGGCGACGCTGGTCAGCTCCTCCGACGAGGACGCCAGCGTCGTCGCGTTGCCCGAGATTCCGCGGATGACGGCACTGAGGCGGTCCATGGTGGCGTTGATCGCCGAGGCGAGCTTGCCGACCTCGTCCTCGCTCACGTGGTCGACGCGCTGGTCCAGTCGGCCGGCCGCAAGGCCCTCGACGACCACCAGCGCCTTGCCGAGCGGACGCGCGACGCTGCGAGCGATCAGGAACGCGATGCCAGCCGAGAGAAGCAGCGCGAGGGCCCCGACGGCGACCAGGAGCGCGACCGCGGCGCGGGACGCGTCTCCCGCTCCGTCGGCCATGGTGGCGGCCGCCTCGGCCT belongs to Motilibacter aurantiacus and includes:
- a CDS encoding phosphotransferase enzyme family protein, with product MSPSSPAGAELAAILRAAFGWSGDIRVDAGPRGAEGRIWRVAVESSRYALKESIGAPPSPATVAAQVRLMRDAAAAGVHVTASHADRQGRHVLPGVDGTWLRLYDWLDLQPVVPSAESAQRLGALLARLHSSAPPADAEPDGGRPASWYDLAPSPSSWAPFAEADAPWAAALRRRLPELPALCAVATPADPRRCLLCHRDLHPENVLRKPSGGLAVIDWDDVGPAEPGREVAQMLFDWLCDGSTIDLAAARELYVAYVGEGGPGRISEPADFSMLVASRLNFLQHELRVALDPSAEQGHRDWATREVDEALRILPTARQLHAVLDGVARLG
- a CDS encoding DUF3592 domain-containing protein, producing MRAALGPLELTAGLFTLVGSAFAGLGIWTIAAGRRRARAWPAVPGTVLGATWDRNTDSRYLQVTYTGPDGVPRTFVNRYGSTMLRVPVGRQVRVLVNPARPDDAVLAGPRHGGGCLGAVLTVTGSSFALGGLLGLAVALR
- a CDS encoding methyl-accepting chemotaxis protein codes for the protein MLKRLRNLKVAAKLAVGFGVVCLLLVLALGVGITRLSGLKGNLETLSSSGVTSVQSVGDTRAALAQVRFDYANLGLTPDPAGMAKILDTLASDQDAVDSAWAAYQASSPSSAEADRAAFETKLADYRAKAAKLVELAQANDVRGFIDYRTSTTVPITNELFELLDGFRTVEAEAAATMADGAGDASRAAVALLVAVGALALLLSAGIAFLIARSVARPLGKALVVVEGLAAGRLDQRVDHVSEDEVGKLASAINATMDRLSAVIRGISGNATTLASSSEELTSVATQLSSGAEESSAQAQSVSATSQQISGNIGTVAAAGEQMTAAIREIATSTSEATATAASAVAAAQAAQETLDRLSASSREIGDVVKLITSIAEQTNLLALNATIEAARAGEAGKGFAVVAGEVKDLAQETARATGDITTRVGATQADAEAASLAIAQITEVIGRIDELQSAIAAAVEEQSATTSEMVRNVTEVSTSSQDISSNIAGIAAAAEQTTSGASHTATTAEEVSRAAAELDQLVHTFKL